Proteins encoded within one genomic window of Anaerolineae bacterium:
- a CDS encoding methyltransferase domain-containing protein — translation MTRASPGPRSRTASAVSPGRGPLGPGFDAVALAVGRALLALLGLALLWSIGARVARRFLRFPTPAFVGALLDSPFRRALQPPEEVLAPLGIAPGMTVLELGPGPGTYTIEAARQASPGGRVIAADAQAGMLARLSHKVRRLGITNVELRLADAYHLPLPDQSVDVAFMVTVLAEVPDRERALAEVRRVLRPGGLLGVSEFLPDPDYPRRATVRRWATAVGFQPEREAGGCLWYVLTFRKPGPEGE, via the coding sequence TTGACGCGGGCATCCCCGGGACCCCGGTCACGGACGGCGAGCGCCGTTTCCCCGGGCCGCGGACCACTCGGGCCAGGGTTCGATGCCGTCGCCCTGGCGGTGGGAAGAGCGCTTCTGGCTCTTCTGGGCCTGGCACTGCTCTGGAGCATAGGGGCTCGGGTGGCCCGGCGCTTTCTGCGCTTCCCCACGCCCGCCTTTGTGGGCGCCCTGCTGGACAGCCCCTTTCGCCGGGCTCTGCAGCCGCCCGAAGAGGTGCTGGCGCCCCTCGGCATAGCCCCCGGCATGACGGTGCTGGAGCTCGGACCCGGCCCCGGGACCTATACCATCGAGGCAGCTCGCCAGGCCTCGCCTGGCGGTCGCGTCATCGCTGCCGATGCCCAGGCGGGCATGCTCGCCCGGCTGAGCCACAAGGTCCGAAGGCTGGGGATCACGAACGTGGAGCTTCGTCTGGCCGACGCCTACCACCTTCCGCTGCCGGACCAGAGCGTGGACGTGGCCTTCATGGTGACAGTGCTGGCCGAGGTGCCCGACCGGGAGCGAGCCCTGGCAGAGGTCCGCCGGGTACTGCGCCCGGGCGGGCTCCTGGGAGTCAGCGAGTTCCTGCCCGATCCGGACTACCCGCGGCGGGCCACCGTGCGCCGCTGGGCCACGGCTGTAGGCTTCCAGCCCGAACGAGAGGCCGGAGGCTGTCTGTGGTACGTGCTCACCTTCCGTAAGCCCGGCCCCGAGGGCGAGTGA